The following are from one region of the Coffea eugenioides isolate CCC68of chromosome 2, Ceug_1.0, whole genome shotgun sequence genome:
- the LOC113761165 gene encoding jasmonic acid-amido synthetase JAR1-like isoform X1, whose amino-acid sequence MDLSAESFGVAPRRNMGMLEEMPLSLDPEDVIAEFEAMTRDAGRVQIETLKKILEENGRTEYLQRWGLDGRTDPESYKSCVPLVTHEDLEPYINRIVDGDDSSILTGNPITTISLSSGTTRGMPKFVPFNDELMESTMQIYKTSYSFRNREFPIGNGKCLQLIYGSRQFKTKGGLAAGTATTNVYRNPLFKRTMKAMQSPCCSPEEVIFGPDFHQSLYCHLLCGLIQREEVQVISSTFAHSIVHAFRTFEQDWEELCTDIREGVLSSRISVPSVRTAMSKLLKPNPELADLIYNKCQGLSNWYGLIPELFPKTRYIYGIMTGSMEPYLKKLRHYAGELPLLSADYGSSEGWIGVNVNPKLPPEMATFAVLPNIGYFEFFPLRQSLDGLEAKPVGLAEVKAGEEYEVIVTSFAGLYRYRLGDVVKVKGFHNSTPELQFICRRNLLLTINIDKNTEKDLQLAVEGAAKVLAENKLEVVDFTSRIDSSTEPGHYVIFWEISGEASDEVLEECCNCLDESFLDAGYISSRKVKAIGALELRIVKRGTFHKILDHYVGLGAAVSQFKTPRCVGPTNNKVLQILCNNVVKSYSSTAF is encoded by the exons ATGGACCTTTCTGCAGAAAGTTTTGGAGTTG CTCCTAGAAGGAATATGGGGATGCTGGAGGAGATGCCTCTTTCTTTGGATCCAGAAGATGTCAtagctgaatttgaggcaatgACTAGAGATGCTGGGAGGGTTCAGATAGAAACACTGAAGAAaattcttgaagaaaatggtCGAACAGAGTATTTGCAGAGATGGGGTCTCGATGGAAGAACTGATCCTGAGAGTTACAAATCTTGCGTTCCTCTTGTCACTCATGAGGATTTGGAGCCTTACATCAATAGGATTGTTGATGGTGATGATTCTTCAATTCTTACCGGAAACCCAATAACAACCATCTCCTTAAG CTCCGGTACTACTCGTGGGATGCCCAAGTTTGTCCCTTTCAATGATGAACTGATGGAATCCACCATGCAGATATACAAAACTTCCTATTCCTTTAGGAACAG GGAATTCCCAATTGGCAATGGGAAATGTTTGCAGCTCATCTATGGTAGCAGGCAGTTTAAAACGAAAGGAGGTTTGGCAGCAGGGACTGCCACCACTAATGTATACCGCAACCCATTGTTCAAGAGAACGATGAAGGCTATGCAGAGCCCATGTTGCAGCCCTGAAGAAGTGATTTTTGGTCCGGATTTCCACCAATCATTATACTGCCATCTGTTATGTGGACTCATCCAGCGTGAAGAAGTTCAAGTAATTTCCTCTACATTTGCTCACAGCATTGTTCATGCGTTCCGAACATTCGAGCAGGACTGGGAGGAGTTGTGTACTGATATCAGGGAAGGAGTGTTAAGCAGCCGAATTTCTGTCCCATCAGTTAGAACGGCAATGTCAAAATTGCTCAAGCCAAATCCTGAGTTGGCTGATTTAATCTATAACAAGTGTCAGGGATTGAGCAATTGGTACGGATTGATCCCAGAGCTATTTCCCAAGACCAGGTACATATATGGGATAATGACAGGTTCCATGGAGCCGTATTTGAAAAAATTGAGGCATTATGCAGGAGAGCTACCATTGCTAAGTGCAGATTATGGGTCTTCTGAAGGATGGATTGGAGTGAACGTCAATCCAAAATTGCCCCCTGAGATGGCCACTTTTGCTGTTCTTCCAAATATTGGTTATTTTGAGTTTTTTCCTCTGAGGCAAAGTCTCGATGGCCTAGAAGCCAAGCCTGTTGGTCTCGCTGAAGTTAAAGCTGGTGAAGAGTATGAAGTTATCGTTACAAGTTTTGCAG GGCTGTACCGTTACAGGTTAGGGGATGTGGTGAAGGTAAAAGGGTTCCACAACTCCACCCCAGAACTCCAGTTTATTTGCAGGAGAAATCTCTTGCTGACAATCAACATAGACAAGAATACCGAGAAAGATTTACAGCTAGCAGTTGAAGGTGCAGCCAAGGTTCTAGCAGAAAACAAGCTAGAAGTGGTGGACTTCACCAGCCGAATTGATTCGTCAACTGAACCGGGGCACTACGTCATATTCTGGGAAATAAGCGGGGAAGCAAGCGACGAGGTTCTAGAGGAATGCTGCAATTGTCTGGATGAATCATTTCTTGATGCTGGATACATAAGCTCCCGCAAAGTTAAAGCAATCGGTGCCCTTGAGCTCAGAATTGTGAAGAGAGGAACCTTCCACAAGATACTGGATCATTATGTGGGGTTAGGGGCTGCTGTGAGTCAATTCAAGACCCCGCGATGTGTCGGCCCCACCAATAACAAAGTGCTGCAAATACTATGTAATAACGTTGTTAAGAGCTACTCTAGTACTGCCTTTTAG
- the LOC113761165 gene encoding jasmonic acid-amido synthetase JAR1-like isoform X2 — MGMLEEMPLSLDPEDVIAEFEAMTRDAGRVQIETLKKILEENGRTEYLQRWGLDGRTDPESYKSCVPLVTHEDLEPYINRIVDGDDSSILTGNPITTISLSSGTTRGMPKFVPFNDELMESTMQIYKTSYSFRNREFPIGNGKCLQLIYGSRQFKTKGGLAAGTATTNVYRNPLFKRTMKAMQSPCCSPEEVIFGPDFHQSLYCHLLCGLIQREEVQVISSTFAHSIVHAFRTFEQDWEELCTDIREGVLSSRISVPSVRTAMSKLLKPNPELADLIYNKCQGLSNWYGLIPELFPKTRYIYGIMTGSMEPYLKKLRHYAGELPLLSADYGSSEGWIGVNVNPKLPPEMATFAVLPNIGYFEFFPLRQSLDGLEAKPVGLAEVKAGEEYEVIVTSFAGLYRYRLGDVVKVKGFHNSTPELQFICRRNLLLTINIDKNTEKDLQLAVEGAAKVLAENKLEVVDFTSRIDSSTEPGHYVIFWEISGEASDEVLEECCNCLDESFLDAGYISSRKVKAIGALELRIVKRGTFHKILDHYVGLGAAVSQFKTPRCVGPTNNKVLQILCNNVVKSYSSTAF; from the exons ATGGGGATGCTGGAGGAGATGCCTCTTTCTTTGGATCCAGAAGATGTCAtagctgaatttgaggcaatgACTAGAGATGCTGGGAGGGTTCAGATAGAAACACTGAAGAAaattcttgaagaaaatggtCGAACAGAGTATTTGCAGAGATGGGGTCTCGATGGAAGAACTGATCCTGAGAGTTACAAATCTTGCGTTCCTCTTGTCACTCATGAGGATTTGGAGCCTTACATCAATAGGATTGTTGATGGTGATGATTCTTCAATTCTTACCGGAAACCCAATAACAACCATCTCCTTAAG CTCCGGTACTACTCGTGGGATGCCCAAGTTTGTCCCTTTCAATGATGAACTGATGGAATCCACCATGCAGATATACAAAACTTCCTATTCCTTTAGGAACAG GGAATTCCCAATTGGCAATGGGAAATGTTTGCAGCTCATCTATGGTAGCAGGCAGTTTAAAACGAAAGGAGGTTTGGCAGCAGGGACTGCCACCACTAATGTATACCGCAACCCATTGTTCAAGAGAACGATGAAGGCTATGCAGAGCCCATGTTGCAGCCCTGAAGAAGTGATTTTTGGTCCGGATTTCCACCAATCATTATACTGCCATCTGTTATGTGGACTCATCCAGCGTGAAGAAGTTCAAGTAATTTCCTCTACATTTGCTCACAGCATTGTTCATGCGTTCCGAACATTCGAGCAGGACTGGGAGGAGTTGTGTACTGATATCAGGGAAGGAGTGTTAAGCAGCCGAATTTCTGTCCCATCAGTTAGAACGGCAATGTCAAAATTGCTCAAGCCAAATCCTGAGTTGGCTGATTTAATCTATAACAAGTGTCAGGGATTGAGCAATTGGTACGGATTGATCCCAGAGCTATTTCCCAAGACCAGGTACATATATGGGATAATGACAGGTTCCATGGAGCCGTATTTGAAAAAATTGAGGCATTATGCAGGAGAGCTACCATTGCTAAGTGCAGATTATGGGTCTTCTGAAGGATGGATTGGAGTGAACGTCAATCCAAAATTGCCCCCTGAGATGGCCACTTTTGCTGTTCTTCCAAATATTGGTTATTTTGAGTTTTTTCCTCTGAGGCAAAGTCTCGATGGCCTAGAAGCCAAGCCTGTTGGTCTCGCTGAAGTTAAAGCTGGTGAAGAGTATGAAGTTATCGTTACAAGTTTTGCAG GGCTGTACCGTTACAGGTTAGGGGATGTGGTGAAGGTAAAAGGGTTCCACAACTCCACCCCAGAACTCCAGTTTATTTGCAGGAGAAATCTCTTGCTGACAATCAACATAGACAAGAATACCGAGAAAGATTTACAGCTAGCAGTTGAAGGTGCAGCCAAGGTTCTAGCAGAAAACAAGCTAGAAGTGGTGGACTTCACCAGCCGAATTGATTCGTCAACTGAACCGGGGCACTACGTCATATTCTGGGAAATAAGCGGGGAAGCAAGCGACGAGGTTCTAGAGGAATGCTGCAATTGTCTGGATGAATCATTTCTTGATGCTGGATACATAAGCTCCCGCAAAGTTAAAGCAATCGGTGCCCTTGAGCTCAGAATTGTGAAGAGAGGAACCTTCCACAAGATACTGGATCATTATGTGGGGTTAGGGGCTGCTGTGAGTCAATTCAAGACCCCGCGATGTGTCGGCCCCACCAATAACAAAGTGCTGCAAATACTATGTAATAACGTTGTTAAGAGCTACTCTAGTACTGCCTTTTAG